From a region of the Macrobrachium rosenbergii isolate ZJJX-2024 chromosome 24, ASM4041242v1, whole genome shotgun sequence genome:
- the LOC136851939 gene encoding uncharacterized protein yields MYSFHPFEEMDLNSDSKNGGKYALRTKSIIKRIESEKNRATVKRREPKEKQKPPPLSKYRRKTANARERNRMREINDAFSTLQKAIPDLPGADTEKLTKITVLRLAVNYINALASVLDEDPFGPTDIEDVRELWCLENAHMARPEHCVRPVIRSTSKVPANTGKSSKSCSNNKKSNSNGSNTNKSSKPRSPSHAKADKKNTIGGKPPSKRSKPKTKGKVCKTASIVTSNGAYITLKNVALQTPPNKLGRLANNEPLMMSMTVKRPRLEPVISCRASKIPRIEPTVPALTLSQPLIALTPCDLSLSHVPSAVPGHDTPEPMAGATPFTYKATPTEPQFSMAVTPSEPVSINVAFQDMDSPLVRNDVLLEFPKYGGYISDSLSGDSAFSSEGSSPPSPTIGVPVISTPVPIPIGDTSPSGSFSSTSDFSICGSTSDCESVLTTPVELGSLLGDEPFEEELDHLTSSFAEGDDTLNLFLAHTSSNFICADIDDC; encoded by the coding sequence ATGTATTCTTTCCATCCATTTGAGGAGATGGACCTCAATTCAGATTCCAAAAACGGGGGCAAATACGCCCTGCGTACGAAATCGATCATCAAAAGAATAGAATCAGAGAAGAACAGGGCTACGGTGAAGAGACGAGAGCCCAAGGAAAAGCAGAAGCCTCCGCCACTCAGCAAATATAGAAGAAAGACGGCCAATGCTCGGGAACGAAACAGAATGAGGGAGATCAACGATGCCTTTTCCACTCTCCAGAAAGCTATTCCAGACCTTCCAGGCGCTGATACCGAGAAACTGACGAAGATCACGGTGTTGAGATTGGCCGTCAATTACATCAATGCCCTGGCGAGTGTTCTAGATGAAGATCCTTTTGGTCCCACTGACATAGAAGACGTGAGGGAACTCTGGTGTTTGGAGAATGCTCACATGGCCCGTCCTGAACACTGTGTGAGACCGGTCATAAGGTCTACCTCGAAAGTTCCAGCAAACACAGGGAAATCGAGCAAAAGCTGcagtaacaacaaaaaatcaaatagcAACGGCAGTAATACTAATAAAAGTTCAAAACCAAGATCACCATCCCATGCAAAAGCGGATAAGAAAAACACGATAGGTGGGAAACCGCCCTCGAAAAGAAGTAAACCGAAGACCAAAGGTAAAGTGTGCAAAACAGCGAGCATCGTAACGAGCAACGGCGCTTATATTACCTTAAAAAACGTTGCTCTGCAGACCCCACCAAACAAGCTGGGAAGACTGGCCAATAACGAACCTCTAATGATGTCCATGACAGTAAAGAGACCAAGACTGGAACCTGTAATAAGCTGTCGGGCATCAAAGATTCCTCGTATAGAACCAACAGTACCTGCCTTAACCCTCAGTCAGCCATTGATAGCTCTCACCCCCTGTGACCTAAGTTTGTCACACGTGCCATCCGCAGTACCAGGGCATGATACCCCAGAGCCTATGGCAGGTGCCACTCCATTCACATACAAAGCAACCCCCACCGAGCCTCAGTTTTCCATGGCAGTCACTCCGAGCGAGCCTGTATCAATAAATGTTGCTTTCCAGGATATGGACAGTCCCTTGGTCAGAAACGAcgttttgctggaatttccaaaATACGGAGGATATATTAGCGATTCACTGAGTGGAGACTCTGCTTTCTCGAGTGAAGGGTCGTCCCCGCCCAGTCCTACCATCGGAGTGCCAGTGATCTCAACCCCAGTGCCCATTCCAATCGGTGACACTTCTCCCTCTGGTTCCTTCTCCTCCACCAGCGACTTCTCCATCTGCGGGTCAACGTCAGACTGCGAAAGTGTGCTGACGACGCCCGTAGAGCTAGGGAGCCTCCTGGGTGACGAGCCCTTCGAAGAAGAGCTCGACCACCTGACGTCTAGCTTTGCCGAGGGGGACGACACTCTCAACCTTTTCCTTGCTCACACGTCTTCGAATTTCATTTGTGCAGACATCGACGACTGTTGA